One genomic segment of Hordeum vulgare subsp. vulgare chromosome 2H, MorexV3_pseudomolecules_assembly, whole genome shotgun sequence includes these proteins:
- the LOC123427299 gene encoding putative GEM-like protein 8, producing MEKAGHEHVIGIPVSSTAIGIEEPEYTSDGATYAGGKSCRRSGDKFARGIKEHVTLGPKLYETVRGKLSLGARIIQAGGVENVFRRWFSVEKGEKLLKASQCYLSTTAGPIAGVLFVSTERVAFRSDRLLALTSPKGDRVRVPYKVAVPLRRVKAAMPSENQHLPEQKYVQLVTDDGFEFWFMGFVGYQATLQHLEQAIAAAGGG from the exons ATGGAGAAGGCAGGACATGAGCATGTGATCGGTATCCCAGTGAGCAGCACTGCTATCGGCATCGAGGAGCCGGAGTACACGAGCGATGGAGCTACCTATGCCGGCGGCAAATCGTGCCGCAGGAGCGGGGACAAATTTGCTCGAGGCATCAAAGAACATG TGACTCTCGGCCCAAAGCTGTACGAGACCGTGAGGGGCAAGCTGTCGCTGGGCGCAAGGATCATCCAGGCCGGCGGCGTGGAGAATGTCTTCCGGCGGTGGTTCTCGGTCGAGAAGGGCGAGAAGCTCCTCAAGGCCTCACAGTGCTACCTTTCGACCACCGCCGGCCCCATCGCCGGGGTGCTTTTCGTATCCACGGAGAGGGTGGCCTTCCGCAGCGACCGGTTGCTGGCGCTGACCTCGCCCAAGGGCGACAGGGTGCGGGTGCCGTACAAGGTGGCCGTCCCGCTGCGGAGGGTGAAGGCGGCCATGCCGAGCGAGAACCAGCACCTGCCGGAGCAGAAGTACGTCCAGCTGGTGACGGACGACGGCTTCGAGTTCTGGTTCATGGGCTTTGTCGGCTACCAGGCGACTCTGCAACACCTCGAGCAGGCCATTGCCGCGGCAGGGGGTGGGTGA